A single window of Channa argus isolate prfri chromosome 2, Channa argus male v1.0, whole genome shotgun sequence DNA harbors:
- the phospho2 gene encoding pyridoxal phosphate phosphatase PHOSPHO2: protein MKLLMVFDFDHTVVDDNSDTWVVRCLPDQKLPDSVKTSYRKGHWTEFMGKVMTYIGEQEVSPDRIRNVMETIPFTAGMTDLLTFILENKSTVDCIVISDSNTMFIDWILHAAGLHRAVDHIFTNPAKFNELGYMEVRCYHSHDCSRCPINLCKKKVLELYLSEKSDEGVEYERVFYVGDGGNDLCPTSCLRGHDVVMPRKGYTLERLLAKLDDQEDGASLSARVIVWSSGSEILQELKASMQS from the exons ATGAAACTTTTGATGGTGTTTGATTTTGACCACACAGTGGTCGATGACAACAGTGACACCTGGGTGGTCAG ATGTCTTCCAGATCAGAAGCTTCCGGACTCTGTGAAGACTTCCTACAGAAAAGGACACTGGACGGAGTTCATGGGCAAAGTGATGACCTACATAG GAGAGCAGGAGGTCAGCCCTGACAGGATCAGAAATGTGATGGAGACTATCCCCTTCACAGCTGGAATGACAGACTTGCTGACATTCATATTAGAGAATAAAAGCACCGTCGACTGCATAGTCATCTCTGATTCCAATACCATGTTCATAGACTGGATCCTCCATGCAGCTGGACTCCACAGGGCCGTCGACCACATTTTCACCAACCCCGCTAAGTTTAATGAACTTGGTTACATGGAGGTACGTTGCTACCACTCTCACGATTGCAGTCGGTGCCCCATAAACCTCTGCAAGAAAAAAGTCCTAGAGCTTTACCTCTCAGAGAAGTCTGACGAAGGGGTGGAGTATGAGCGGGTGTTCTACGTCGGAGATGGTGGAAACGATCTCTGCCCGACATCCTGTTTGAGAGGTCATGATGTTGTGATGCCCAGGAAAGGGTACACCCTGGAGAGACTGCTGGCCAAACTGGACGATCAGGAAGATGGTGCTTCCTTGAGCGCTAGAGTCATTGTCTGGAGCAGCGGCTCTGAGATCCTCCAGGAGCTGAAAGCAAGTATGCAGTCATAG